A window from Bubalus kerabau isolate K-KA32 ecotype Philippines breed swamp buffalo chromosome 5, PCC_UOA_SB_1v2, whole genome shotgun sequence encodes these proteins:
- the LOC129654135 gene encoding phospholipase A and acyltransferase 3-like: MAGQAREDILESFFFLVLQPEPQPGDLIEIFRGFYSHWAVYVGGGYVVHLAPLRKISGTGWSSIMSSAAGKAIVKMERLCDVVGKDRYKVNNKHDDKYNPFPPSKIVQLAEKLVGCELCYHLICKNCEHFVNELRYGVSRSDQVIDAVPEAIIMEPHLLYTITATIWVWIKLSQS, from the exons ATGGCCGGGCAAGCTCGGGAGGACATCCTGGAGAGCT TCTTCTTCTTGGTTTTGCAGCCCGAACCCCAGCCTGGAGACCTGATTGAAATCTTCCGTGGTTTCTACTCACACTGGGCTGTCTACGTTGGTGGCGGATATGTGGTCCACCTGGCACCGTTAC GGAAAATTTCTGGAACTGGTTGGTCCAGTATCATGTCTTCAGCAGCCGGCAAGGCCATAGTAAAGATGGAACGACTATGTGATGTGGTTGGGAAAGATCGGTACAAGGTCAACAACAAGCACGATGACAAGTACaacccattccctcccagcaaaATCGTCCAGCTGGCAGAGAAGCTGGTGGGCTGTGAATTGTGCTACCATCTGATCTGCAAGAACTGCGAGCATTTCGTCAATGAGCTGCGCTACGGGGTCTCCCGCAGCGACCAG GTCATAGATGCTGTCCCAGAAGCTATCATCATGGAACCGCACCTGTTATACACAATCACTGCAACCATCTGGGTCTGGATAAAACTTTCTCAGTCTTGA